The Verrucomicrobiota bacterium genome includes the window ATCACTGGGAAGCGATCATCGTTAGCGATGATTTGTAAGGCGGGTGAAAGCGCCTTTATATCTTTTGTCTTAAACAGTTTTAAATGGAAAACGTAAGGATCTGTTTGAGGATTAAGCAGCACAGTCTGCACACGCTGATGAATACACCCGACACTAGCAAGACATATTAAAATTACAATGCTCATCAGGACGCTATGTCGCTTCATAAATTCCTTTCTTCATAGCGGCTAACGGCAGTCGTATTCTTGAACGCCTTTCTCATTCCTGGTTTCCGCTGGCCAGTTGGTTTTCATGGTGCCGACCATCCCTAAAAAGGCCCCTCGGGTCAATGCGAAACAGCCTGTGGTTTGGTTATTGCTTGCCCCTATTTTGCGAGGGGTTCGATGGTGCATAATCGCGCATGGTTCGGAAGCTGCGGCTCATTCCGCCTCATCTCGCTTTTTCTGTTCCAATGCGGCAATGCGGTCAAAGACGGTGGTGGCACAGCGGGTGCAGGCGTCCTTGACCGTCTGCCAATTTTGCCACTTTTTGGAAAGGTTCTTGTATTCAGTCAACCGTGTCTCTTCCAAATCGTAAGGGAGGGGATTGGCCAGTTGAATCTGTAATTGCTGCAACGCCGATTCGTCGTTGCGCTGGGGATACAAACGGTCAAAATTCCGCAACGCTTCGGCGATCTTCTCCGCGCCGAGTTGTTCGGCCAGCGCCACAAAATCCAGGTAATCGCGCGTTGCATTCCGCTTCAAGATTAGCGCGCCTTTGATGCGCAGGATCTCCTCTTTTGTCGGCAAGGTGATCGTCTGCTCGCCATAATTGACGACCGTGGTTTCCAGAGGTTGCTCCCGAATCAACTGGCGAATGCCGGTTTCGATGCCGTCGAGGTTGCCCAGGATTTGAACCGGCCGCTGAATGCGCGCCGTCTTCCAGCCGGCCACCGACTCCAATTGCGCAAGGATTTCGTCGTAATGCTCCCGCAACCCCGGCAACACATGGTCCGCATCCCGCGAGAACCGGTGCCGGGCGTGGATGGCCGAGGCGGTCCCGCCCACCAGCACCGCCTCCGGCAACAACTGTTGCAGCCGTGCGGCGGCGGAGAGAACTTGTTCCCAATCAGGCAGCGAGGTGGGTTGCGGCATAGTGCATCCAGAAATGATAGCGTTGCGCGTAGGGATCGCCGATATGCGCGCGGCAAACCTTTTGAATTTTCTCCAAAACGGCGGGCTTGGCCAGGATTGCCAGGCGTAACTCCTCCCAATCCTTGCGTTTGCCACGCGCGATTACATCGTCAATGGCCGCAAGGCTCAACTCTTGATGGTTAAGATGCCGGTGAACCATAAACTGGTCTGTCTAATCATCCGCCACTTTCAAATCCGTAGTATCAATAGCGCTAGTATCCCGCCAAACCATCTGAAAGTCAAATTAGTCCTCTCGCCTCGTGACCAGCGCAACCAATGAGTGGGGGAAACTAAACGGG containing:
- a CDS encoding nucleotidyl transferase AbiEii/AbiGii toxin family protein — protein: MPQPTSLPDWEQVLSAAARLQQLLPEAVLVGGTASAIHARHRFSRDADHVLPGLREHYDEILAQLESVAGWKTARIQRPVQILGNLDGIETGIRQLIREQPLETTVVNYGEQTITLPTKEEILRIKGALILKRNATRDYLDFVALAEQLGAEKIAEALRNFDRLYPQRNDESALQQLQIQLANPLPYDLEETRLTEYKNLSKKWQNWQTVKDACTRCATTVFDRIAALEQKKRDEAE